One Nostoc sp. UHCC 0302 DNA window includes the following coding sequences:
- a CDS encoding acyl-CoA desaturase, which translates to METQNSQPSQTSDNTIQTPSVKTIRRPPVTIGNDSIRAVQRRIALATIWVPFLGTLVAIGVAFVYGFSPVAIALLVSFYILTNLGIEFGFHRNLAHKAFDTHPFIQAMFAILGSMAAEGSVLYWVATHRRHHIHSDTANDPHSPYIRKVSVEEEPLNLLTGLWHAHVGWMITDKLTNCTLFAKDINQNQVLYKINQLYIPIVVLGLIIPAVIEGIVERSWIGLLNGFLWGGLVRMFLVHHSTWSNGSFAHRYGTRPFNTGDLSANNIWVAIPTFGASWQNNHHAFPNSAFLGFKWWQIDVAGWFIYIFAKLRLVWNVKQVTYQMLEEKIKVN; encoded by the coding sequence ATGGAAACACAAAATTCACAACCTAGCCAAACTTCGGATAATACAATCCAAACCCCTAGCGTCAAAACAATCCGTAGACCTCCTGTAACAATCGGGAATGATTCTATACGAGCTGTACAACGTCGTATTGCTTTAGCAACTATCTGGGTTCCTTTCCTTGGCACGTTAGTTGCTATAGGAGTAGCTTTCGTCTACGGCTTTAGTCCAGTAGCGATCGCATTATTGGTAAGTTTCTATATCCTCACCAATCTTGGAATTGAATTCGGCTTTCACCGGAACCTAGCGCACAAAGCTTTTGATACCCATCCATTCATACAGGCTATGTTTGCAATCTTGGGTTCTATGGCTGCTGAAGGAAGTGTCCTTTATTGGGTAGCTACTCATAGACGGCATCACATACATAGTGATACAGCCAATGATCCTCATTCACCATATATACGTAAAGTTAGTGTAGAAGAAGAACCACTAAATTTGTTGACTGGATTATGGCACGCTCATGTAGGTTGGATGATAACTGACAAGCTAACGAACTGTACACTTTTTGCCAAAGATATCAACCAGAATCAAGTCCTTTATAAGATTAATCAGCTCTATATACCTATAGTTGTTCTAGGTCTGATTATCCCTGCCGTTATAGAAGGCATTGTAGAAAGGAGTTGGATTGGACTACTTAATGGTTTTCTGTGGGGTGGACTAGTCAGGATGTTTTTAGTACATCATTCTACTTGGAGTAATGGCTCATTTGCTCATAGATATGGAACTCGTCCCTTTAATACTGGTGATTTGAGTGCTAACAATATTTGGGTTGCTATCCCCACTTTTGGCGCGTCATGGCAAAACAATCACCATGCTTTTCCTAATTCAGCATTTCTCGGTTTTAAGTGGTGGCAGATTGATGTAGCTGGCTGGTTTATTTACATATTTGCGAAGTTACGTTTAGTATGGAACGTCAAGCAGGTTACATATCAAATGCTCGAAGAAAAGATCAAGGTTAATTGA
- a CDS encoding acyl-CoA desaturase yields the protein MSIQLDSTANSVPITGFLKKKQQITIKGDSLKTTQRLHALAIFWIPLVGLTVAIALALHSGIGLVELGLFAGMYALTMGSITVGFHRLFAHCAFQTNTPIRVILAILGSMACQGPLIYWVSNHRRHHQYSDLPGDPHSPHFNEDKSLSGLSGLWHAHIGWMYSHEITNTFLFAKDLLRDSVISKVNQLYYLWILLGLVIPAILGGVLTGTWMGAFTGFLWGGLVRLFFTYHSTSSVNSITHLYGSRSFHTSEHSQNNIWLALPTFGEAWHNNHHAFPNSAIFGLKWWEIDLGTWVIRILQLTGLVWDVKAPTGEMIEAKKAL from the coding sequence ATGTCAATACAGTTAGATAGCACAGCAAATTCTGTTCCTATTACAGGTTTTCTTAAGAAGAAGCAACAAATAACAATCAAGGGTGATAGTCTGAAGACTACGCAGAGGCTTCATGCATTGGCTATTTTTTGGATTCCTCTGGTGGGTTTAACAGTTGCGATCGCCTTAGCTTTGCATTCAGGTATTGGACTAGTAGAATTAGGTCTATTTGCTGGGATGTATGCCTTAACAATGGGTAGTATTACTGTTGGTTTTCATCGGCTTTTTGCACACTGTGCCTTCCAAACCAATACTCCTATCCGAGTCATACTTGCGATTCTTGGTTCTATGGCTTGCCAAGGGCCATTGATTTATTGGGTGAGCAATCATCGACGCCACCACCAATACAGTGATTTACCTGGAGACCCTCATTCACCTCATTTTAATGAGGATAAAAGCCTTAGCGGTTTATCAGGACTGTGGCACGCTCACATAGGTTGGATGTATAGTCACGAGATTACAAACACTTTTTTGTTTGCTAAAGACTTACTTCGGGATTCTGTAATCTCAAAAGTTAATCAACTATATTACCTGTGGATCTTGCTAGGTTTAGTCATTCCTGCCATCTTAGGAGGAGTTTTAACAGGTACTTGGATGGGAGCCTTTACAGGATTCCTTTGGGGTGGTTTAGTTCGCTTATTTTTTACATACCACTCTACGAGCAGCGTTAATTCCATTACCCATTTATACGGTAGTCGTTCTTTTCATACCTCTGAGCATAGTCAAAATAACATTTGGTTAGCTTTACCTACCTTCGGTGAAGCTTGGCACAATAACCATCATGCGTTCCCAAACTCTGCAATTTTTGGGCTGAAATGGTGGGAAATTGACTTGGGAACTTGGGTGATTCGTATACTCCAATTAACAGGCTTGGTATGGGATGTTAAGGCTCCGACTGGAGAAATGATAGAGGCTAAAAAAGCTTTATAG